From the Deinococcus misasensis DSM 22328 genome, one window contains:
- the dprA gene encoding DNA-processing protein DprA: MSETLSLLSLKFTPQVGNVRVRRLIEHFGSAREVLKASLSDLKGVEGLDARALQHLGASEAANRAALEVDRARKVGVRLLGLTDPEYPAALRALTDPPAMLWVRGDLPVLDTVPRAIGIVGTRKCSAWAVQLTRTLSRDLTLAGVMVVSGLARGIDTVAHQACIEAGGVTVAALGSGVDNIYPPENRKLAPHMVLISEHPLGTRPMAHHFPERNRLIAALSAGSVVVEGEVTSGSMITAHAALECGRTVFAVPGRSGDPLASGPHKLLREGAVLTESAEDILLELGWRTPPRAQLDLPEEQAQIYATLDGPRTLDDVVVLTGMDVGTAQVNLMMLALSGVVMELSGGRYART; this comes from the coding sequence GTGAGTGAAACGCTGTCTTTGCTTTCCCTGAAGTTCACCCCGCAAGTGGGCAATGTTCGGGTGCGTCGCTTGATCGAGCACTTCGGTTCTGCCCGAGAGGTTTTGAAGGCTTCCCTGTCAGACTTGAAGGGGGTGGAGGGTCTGGATGCACGGGCTTTGCAACATCTGGGTGCTTCGGAGGCTGCCAACCGTGCGGCTCTGGAGGTGGACCGGGCCAGAAAGGTGGGGGTGCGCTTACTCGGCCTCACCGATCCCGAGTACCCTGCAGCTTTGCGTGCTTTGACCGATCCGCCGGCCATGCTGTGGGTGAGGGGAGATTTGCCTGTGCTGGACACGGTGCCCAGAGCCATTGGCATTGTCGGAACGCGCAAGTGCAGTGCCTGGGCGGTGCAACTCACCCGGACCCTCAGTCGGGACCTGACCCTTGCCGGGGTGATGGTGGTTTCGGGGTTGGCTCGGGGAATTGACACGGTGGCCCATCAGGCGTGCATCGAGGCTGGAGGTGTCACCGTTGCTGCTCTGGGAAGCGGTGTGGACAACATTTACCCACCAGAGAACCGCAAGCTGGCACCGCACATGGTGCTGATTTCCGAGCATCCACTGGGCACCCGTCCGATGGCCCACCATTTTCCAGAGCGCAACCGCCTGATTGCGGCCCTCAGCGCGGGCAGTGTGGTGGTGGAAGGGGAAGTCACCAGTGGGTCCATGATCACCGCACACGCTGCTCTGGAGTGTGGCAGAACGGTTTTTGCAGTGCCTGGTCGGTCAGGGGACCCTCTGGCTTCTGGACCGCACAAGTTGCTCCGTGAGGGTGCCGTATTGACCGAATCGGCAGAGGACATCCTGCTGGAGTTGGGATGGAGGACCCCTCCCAGAGCACAACTGGACTTGCCAGAGGAACAGGCCCAGATTTACGCCACGCTGGACGGTCCCAGAACCTTGGACGATGTGGTGGTTCTGACCGGGATGGATGTTGGAACCGCACAGGTCAACCTGATGATGCTTGCCCTCTCTGGCGTGGTGATGGAACTTTCAGGAGGACGCTATGCCCGGACCTGA
- the adh gene encoding aldehyde dehydrogenase produces the protein MTAAKPVSNPRPGAEGSPIEVKARYGNFIGGDWHDPVEGQYFENITPVTGRAFTQIARSTAPDIEKALDAAHKAADKWGQTSTTERSRILLKIADRLEENLSSLAMIESWENGKPLRETTFADLPLAIDHFRYFAGVIRAQEGSIGEVDHDTMAYHFHEPLGVVGQIIPWNFPILMAAWKLAPALAAGNCVVLKPAEQTPWSILKVMELIQDLLPPGVLNVVNGFGIEAGKPLATSSRIAKVAFTGETTTGRLIMQYASQNIIPVTLELGGKSPNIFFPDVMAQDDDFLDKAVEGFVMFALNQGEVCTCPSRALIHESIYDAFMDRVVKRTEQIIQGDPLHMDTMIGAQASNDQLEKILSYLDIGRQEGATVRTGGSRNLLDGDLKDGYYVKPTIFEGNNRMRIFQEEIFGPVVAVTSFKDTEEALSLANDTLYGLGAGVWTRDMNTAYRMGRAIKAGRVWTNCYHAYPAHAAFGGYKQSGIGRETHKMMLNHYQQTKNLLVSYSTKPLGFF, from the coding sequence ATGACCGCAGCCAAACCCGTTTCCAACCCCCGTCCTGGAGCCGAAGGCAGCCCCATTGAAGTGAAAGCCCGTTATGGCAACTTCATTGGTGGAGACTGGCATGATCCTGTGGAAGGCCAGTACTTTGAGAACATCACACCTGTGACCGGCAGGGCTTTCACCCAGATTGCCCGTTCCACTGCTCCAGACATTGAAAAAGCCCTTGATGCTGCACACAAAGCCGCAGACAAATGGGGTCAGACCAGCACCACCGAGCGCTCCCGCATTTTGCTGAAAATTGCGGACCGTCTGGAAGAGAACCTCTCCAGCCTTGCCATGATCGAGTCGTGGGAAAACGGCAAACCCCTGCGTGAAACCACCTTTGCCGATCTTCCTCTGGCAATTGACCACTTCCGGTATTTCGCTGGCGTGATCCGGGCTCAGGAAGGCTCGATTGGTGAAGTGGACCACGACACCATGGCTTACCACTTCCATGAGCCTCTGGGTGTGGTGGGGCAGATCATCCCCTGGAATTTCCCAATCCTGATGGCTGCATGGAAACTGGCCCCTGCCCTTGCTGCGGGCAACTGCGTGGTGCTGAAACCTGCCGAGCAAACCCCCTGGAGCATCCTGAAGGTGATGGAGCTCATTCAGGACCTGCTGCCCCCCGGCGTCCTGAATGTGGTGAACGGTTTCGGCATTGAGGCCGGCAAACCTCTGGCCACCAGTTCCAGAATCGCCAAGGTGGCCTTTACAGGTGAAACCACCACCGGACGCCTGATCATGCAGTATGCCAGCCAGAACATCATTCCAGTGACGCTGGAACTGGGGGGAAAGAGCCCCAACATTTTCTTCCCCGATGTGATGGCCCAGGACGATGACTTCCTGGATAAAGCCGTAGAGGGCTTCGTGATGTTTGCCCTCAATCAGGGTGAGGTGTGCACCTGCCCGAGTCGCGCCCTGATCCACGAGTCCATTTACGACGCGTTCATGGACCGGGTGGTGAAGCGCACCGAGCAGATCATTCAGGGGGATCCCCTCCACATGGACACCATGATTGGTGCGCAGGCCTCCAACGACCAGCTTGAAAAGATCCTCTCCTATCTGGACATTGGCCGTCAGGAAGGGGCAACCGTGCGCACCGGAGGAAGCCGCAACCTGCTGGACGGCGACCTCAAAGACGGTTACTACGTGAAACCCACCATCTTTGAAGGCAACAACCGCATGCGGATTTTTCAGGAAGAGATTTTCGGACCTGTGGTGGCGGTCACCTCCTTCAAGGACACCGAAGAAGCCCTCTCCCTTGCCAACGACACCCTGTACGGTCTGGGGGCGGGGGTCTGGACCCGAGACATGAACACCGCTTACCGGATGGGCCGCGCCATCAAAGCAGGTCGCGTCTGGACCAACTGCTACCACGCTTACCCGGCCCACGCTGCTTTCGGCGGATACAAGCAGTCCGGCATTGGCCGCGAAACCCACAAGATGATGCTGAACCACTACCAGCAAACCAAAAACCTGCTGGTGAGCTACAGCACCAAACCTCTGGGCTTCTTTTAA
- a CDS encoding LAGLIDADG family homing endonuclease, producing MPRDFDLTELEIAWLAGLLEGEGSFLRPPPSAPRQPRVCIHMTDEDVVQKVASMLGLQYLHLKDLNPNKWKRTYKLDIKGSRALKVMELVYPHMGKRRRERIDKILHMFKEQPIRAPKLTEAQARDILSLKGLCSAREVAGQFQLSIKTIEKIWKGSRWPQLQGSVEAKRPSPTSIT from the coding sequence ATGCCCAGAGATTTCGATTTGACTGAATTGGAAATTGCATGGTTGGCAGGTCTGCTGGAGGGAGAGGGAAGTTTTTTGCGTCCTCCTCCAAGTGCGCCCCGTCAGCCCAGAGTCTGCATTCACATGACCGATGAAGATGTGGTGCAGAAAGTGGCCAGCATGTTGGGTTTGCAGTATCTGCACCTCAAGGATTTGAACCCCAACAAATGGAAACGCACTTACAAGCTGGACATCAAAGGAAGCCGGGCGTTGAAGGTCATGGAATTGGTTTACCCGCATATGGGCAAGCGACGCAGAGAACGCATTGACAAAATTCTTCACATGTTCAAAGAACAACCCATCCGTGCCCCAAAGCTCACCGAAGCCCAGGCCCGAGACATCCTCTCCCTAAAAGGTCTCTGTTCCGCCCGAGAGGTGGCCGGGCAATTTCAGCTGAGCATCAAAACCATTGAGAAAATCTGGAAGGGCAGCAGGTGGCCTCAACTTCAGGGGTCGGTGGAGGCAAAACGTCCAAGTCCCACCTCCATCACCTGA
- a CDS encoding DUF779 domain-containing protein, whose product MNRVDITPEARSLLDSLEQKHGPLMFHQSGGCCDGSAPMCYPRGEFQTGDSDVLLGHLAETPFYMSKSQFEYWQHTHLTVDVVKGRGSGFSLEAPLGVRFLIRSRLFTEEEYTEIHTPTDPH is encoded by the coding sequence ATGAACCGCGTAGACATCACACCCGAGGCCCGCTCTTTGCTGGACAGCCTTGAGCAGAAACACGGCCCTTTGATGTTCCACCAGAGCGGTGGTTGTTGTGATGGAAGTGCCCCAATGTGTTATCCCAGAGGCGAATTTCAAACCGGAGACAGCGATGTTTTGCTGGGCCACCTTGCAGAAACGCCTTTCTACATGAGCAAAAGCCAGTTTGAGTACTGGCAGCACACCCACCTGACCGTGGATGTGGTGAAGGGGAGGGGCAGTGGGTTCAGTCTGGAAGCCCCTCTGGGTGTGCGTTTCCTGATCCGCTCCAGACTTTTCACCGAAGAGGAGTACACTGAAATCCATACCCCAACCGATCCACACTGA
- a CDS encoding GNAT family N-acetyltransferase, whose protein sequence is MNGFRIRNAQPEDAQQISDTCVAAYQEYQRFVGQAGWETMRSGLQNVWANNPTAQWAVLEDEAGIQACVAYFSPHITPHKYFPEDWAYLRFLAVHPRARGKGYARPLMEWCIQQAEKDGAKALGLHTSQQAGYGYQLYERMGWVQDQDLPAFQGLEYVRYVRKAEG, encoded by the coding sequence ATGAATGGATTCAGGATTCGAAATGCCCAACCAGAGGATGCACAACAGATTTCTGACACATGTGTGGCTGCTTATCAGGAATACCAGAGGTTTGTTGGACAGGCAGGCTGGGAGACCATGCGCTCTGGCCTGCAAAACGTCTGGGCCAACAATCCCACTGCACAATGGGCTGTTCTTGAGGATGAGGCAGGCATTCAAGCCTGTGTGGCCTACTTTTCACCCCACATCACCCCACACAAGTATTTTCCTGAAGACTGGGCTTACCTGCGTTTTCTGGCGGTTCACCCTCGGGCCAGAGGGAAAGGTTACGCCCGCCCACTCATGGAATGGTGCATCCAGCAAGCGGAAAAAGACGGAGCAAAGGCTCTGGGTTTGCACACCAGTCAGCAGGCCGGATACGGCTACCAGCTTTACGAGCGCATGGGTTGGGTGCAGGATCAGGATTTGCCAGCATTTCAGGGGCTGGAGTATGTGCGGTATGTGCGGAAAGCCGAGGGCTGA